A single window of Manduca sexta isolate Smith_Timp_Sample1 chromosome 15, JHU_Msex_v1.0, whole genome shotgun sequence DNA harbors:
- the LOC119189367 gene encoding elongation of very long chain fatty acids protein-like has translation MERIDDRHVFWNFKGAGEYSDQKFLMSTPFVITAIVVLYLWFVIKFGPELMKKRPPFKLEKVLLVYNAVQVMISCYIFQLGFRFLINNGMWNTRCLSETEEFRKQVVDGSHYYFLAKVVELLDTVFFVLRKKQKQVTFLHVYHHAMMASLVWAIVKYNRTDITVFLGVINSLVHVVMYGYYGLSVFPSLTKYLWWKKYITMMQLIQFSLMFIHTIVTHMVSECRPSEALLITVCFNTVLFMYLFGDFYVKSYIKKYNRKDIVNAGKVISNSTNVTNYHKLAMKIH, from the exons GAGAATACAGCGATCAGAAATTCCTGATGAGCACACCATTTGTGATAACCGCCATTGTGGTCCTGTACTTATGGTTCGTGATCAAATTCGGACCCGAATTGATGAAGAAACGACCGCCGTTCAAATTGGAGAAggttttattagtttataatgCTGTGCAAGTCATGATATCCTGTTATATATTCCAATTG ggatttagatttttaataaataatggaatGTGGAACACGAGGTGTTTAAGCGAGACTGAAGAGTTTAGAAAACAG GTAGTAGACGGAAGCCACTATTATTTCCTCGCCAAGGTGGTAGAACTCCTCGACACAGTGTTCTTCGTGCTACGGAAGAAACAGAAGCAGGTGACTTTCCTCCACGTCTACCACCATGCAATGATGGCGTCGTTGGTGTGGGCCATCGTCAAATACAACAGGACTGACATCACCGTATTTCTTGGAGTCATCAACTCCTTGGTCCATGTGGTGATGTATGGGTACTACGGGCTTTCTGTGTTCCCATCGCTGACGAAATACTTGTGGTGGAAGAAATACATTACTATGATGCAATTG ATCCAATTCTCCCTGATGTTCATCCACACCATCGTAACCCACATGGTCTCAGAGTGCCGTCCGTCCGAAGCTCTGCTCATCACTGTCTGTTTCAACACAGTCCTCTTCATGTATCTCTTCGGGGATTTCTATGTCAAGTCCTATATCAAGAAATACAATAGAAAAGACATCGTTAATGCTGGAAAGGTTATTAGTAATTCTACGAACGTTACTAACTACCATAAGTTAGCTATGAAGATTCATTAg